Proteins found in one Oscillospiraceae bacterium genomic segment:
- a CDS encoding GGDEF domain-containing protein: MNDALYVTINAIGTMLLLLMLFNFGSRNVISKGLDDRIFTIMLWVNMFLLITDTVMWLLNGNLSPLAGAVLRIDTVLYYISQPLICLIWFIYCELKLNVDMRKIIRQLPWLSIPTVAAAALTVASLFKPLFFYIGADNVYQRADLFFLGFGLPLLYIFGVYFIMLRMVLKDPKTPKRETIRFLYLYPILPVVCAVIQWLFYGVTILWIGSVISLLIIYFNLQNTLITTDVLTGLSNRRRFETYIESKLSAPIRHPLLFALMIDIDKFRDINNKFGHIMGDEALKNVAEIIKAAVSREDFIARVGGEEFVVIGERDNPELAFKTMQAIKDETLQFNEKKTAPYILSMSIGYAFIKNGERRTADEIIKEADKRMYNEKNRVDAEV, translated from the coding sequence ATGAATGACGCGCTGTATGTGACCATCAATGCCATCGGCACTATGCTGCTTTTATTGATGCTCTTCAATTTCGGTTCGAGAAACGTCATCAGCAAAGGACTCGACGACAGAATATTCACCATCATGCTCTGGGTCAATATGTTTTTATTGATTACCGACACCGTGATGTGGTTATTGAACGGCAATCTCTCTCCACTTGCGGGAGCCGTCCTGCGCATAGACACGGTTTTGTATTATATTTCGCAGCCGCTGATCTGCTTAATCTGGTTCATTTATTGTGAACTGAAACTCAATGTCGACATGCGCAAAATCATCCGGCAGCTGCCCTGGCTCAGTATTCCGACAGTCGCCGCGGCAGCTCTGACGGTCGCCAGTTTGTTCAAACCGCTGTTTTTTTATATCGGCGCGGATAACGTTTATCAACGGGCGGATTTGTTCTTTTTGGGATTCGGATTGCCGCTGTTATATATCTTCGGCGTCTATTTCATCATGCTGCGAATGGTACTCAAAGACCCAAAGACGCCAAAGCGGGAAACCATCCGTTTCTTATATCTCTATCCGATTCTTCCGGTGGTCTGCGCGGTGATTCAATGGCTGTTTTACGGCGTCACGATCCTCTGGATCGGCTCGGTCATCTCGCTGCTGATCATCTATTTCAATCTGCAAAACACGCTAATCACGACGGACGTTCTGACCGGCCTCAGCAACCGACGCCGGTTCGAAACCTACATCGAGAGCAAGCTGAGCGCTCCGATCCGCCATCCGCTGCTGTTCGCGCTGATGATCGACATCGATAAATTCAGAGACATCAACAACAAATTCGGCCATATCATGGGTGATGAAGCCCTTAAAAACGTCGCGGAGATCATCAAAGCGGCCGTCAGCCGGGAGGATTTTATCGCCCGGGTCGGCGGAGAGGAGTTCGTCGTCATCGGCGAACGGGACAATCCGGAACTCGCTTTCAAAACCATGCAGGCCATCAAAGACGAGACCCTGCAATTTAACGAGAAAAAAACAGCCCCGTACATACTCTCCATGAGCATCGGATACGCGTTCATCAAAAACGGGGAACGCCGCACGGCGGACGAAATCATCAAAGAAGCCGATAAAAGGATGTATAACGAAAAAAACCGCGTCGACGCGGAGGTATAA
- a CDS encoding MBL fold metallo-hydrolase → MSLSQKTEDPKSMQIKYLGTAAAEGIPGLFCHCENCRRARELGGHNLRSRSQALVNNKILIDWPADTYMHMIDNAIDYACISTLLVTHTHSDHFYPADLAMRRPGFAHIDDCKPLDIYGSEDIRPEIENHVEKWPENSPNLIRVHTAAPRVTFEAEGCLITPFEAAHGTQHPYVYVIESGQKALLYAHDTDIFDDDVWNFIKNRGWRFDFVSLDCTNGTKPIDYRGHMDLERNRKFRELLTGLGAAGENTVFCLNHFSHNAENALYDDMAAIAEKEGLLVSYDGMEYDF, encoded by the coding sequence ATGTCTTTATCTCAAAAGACGGAGGACCCGAAATCCATGCAGATCAAATATCTCGGAACCGCGGCGGCTGAGGGCATACCGGGGCTGTTTTGCCACTGCGAGAATTGCCGAAGAGCCCGCGAACTCGGCGGACACAATCTCCGCTCCCGTTCGCAGGCGCTCGTCAATAATAAAATCCTCATCGACTGGCCGGCCGACACCTATATGCATATGATTGATAATGCCATAGATTACGCATGTATTTCCACATTATTGGTCACGCACACCCACAGCGACCATTTTTATCCCGCCGACCTGGCGATGCGCAGGCCCGGATTCGCGCACATCGACGACTGCAAGCCCCTCGACATCTACGGCTCGGAAGATATCCGGCCGGAAATTGAAAATCACGTGGAGAAATGGCCCGAAAACAGCCCGAATCTCATTCGCGTGCATACCGCCGCCCCGCGCGTGACTTTTGAAGCGGAGGGTTGTCTGATCACGCCTTTCGAGGCGGCACACGGCACACAGCACCCCTATGTCTATGTCATCGAAAGCGGTCAAAAAGCCCTGCTCTATGCCCATGACACCGACATCTTCGACGATGACGTCTGGAATTTTATCAAAAACAGGGGCTGGCGTTTTGATTTCGTGTCCTTGGATTGCACCAACGGGACAAAACCCATCGATTACCGCGGACATATGGATCTCGAAAGAAACCGGAAATTTCGCGAACTGCTGACAGGCCTCGGTGCCGCCGGCGAAAACACGGTGTTCTGCCTCAATCATTTTTCGCATAACGCCGAAAACGCGCTCTACGACGATATGGCCGCAATCGCCGAAAAAGAAGGCCTCCTCGTCTCATACGACGGTATGGAATATGACTTTTAA